One segment of Syntrophorhabdaceae bacterium DNA contains the following:
- a CDS encoding YqaJ viral recombinase family protein, with amino-acid sequence MNRDETIRGNCPAVEEIAMDAAAVNVVECAHCGQILQVPAGLTASTITCPECASRWIQFPYKILDFVQGTAAWHDWRNQGLGASDAPVIMGENPWKKPEWLLKAKLGGLSFGSNEAMRRGNELEPEARESYERVRGIKVRPVCLVSTRYEWLRTSLDGLAHDGSTVIEIKCGKSTYRHAASKRQVPPYYQGQLQHILAVTGLDEIDFWCYMPDRPEVHLCIKRDDPYIERLIEAEEKFWQELKRRRELQGDPEQSESQV; translated from the coding sequence ATGAACAGAGACGAGACAATACGTGGTAATTGCCCGGCCGTTGAGGAGATTGCGATGGATGCTGCTGCCGTAAATGTTGTCGAGTGCGCTCATTGCGGGCAAATTCTGCAGGTCCCCGCCGGGCTCACTGCATCCACGATTACCTGCCCTGAGTGCGCCTCCCGGTGGATTCAGTTTCCCTATAAAATCCTCGATTTCGTACAGGGTACGGCGGCATGGCATGACTGGCGGAACCAGGGCCTCGGCGCCTCGGATGCGCCTGTCATCATGGGTGAAAATCCCTGGAAAAAACCGGAATGGCTGCTCAAGGCGAAACTCGGCGGCTTAAGCTTCGGCTCAAACGAAGCCATGCGTCGCGGGAACGAGCTCGAGCCGGAGGCGAGGGAGTCTTATGAGCGGGTAAGGGGAATCAAAGTCCGGCCCGTATGCCTCGTGAGCACCCGCTACGAGTGGCTGAGGACAAGCCTCGACGGACTTGCCCATGACGGCAGCACGGTGATCGAGATCAAATGCGGAAAAAGTACGTACCGCCATGCCGCGTCCAAACGTCAGGTCCCGCCCTATTATCAGGGCCAGCTTCAGCATATTCTTGCCGTCACGGGACTCGACGAGATCGATTTCTGGTGTTACATGCCGGACCGGCCGGAAGTCCATCTTTGCATAAAACGGGATGACCCTTATATAGAGAGGCTTATAGAAGCAGAAGAGAAATTCTGGCAGGAGCTCAAGAGAAGAAGAGAGCTTCAGGGGGACCCGGAACAGTCTGAATCTCAAGTTTAA
- a CDS encoding YceK/YidQ family lipoprotein, whose product MKKPFILLLFLCATAATAPGCATLVSLTEENQKNKVFSGTRMHLADLECAHAACVDLPFSLVADLVLLPYTIPKTLMTSPPGEKTPEAQKKAAGKEPKTAMKGTK is encoded by the coding sequence ATGAAAAAGCCTTTTATCTTATTGCTGTTTTTATGTGCGACAGCCGCCACTGCCCCGGGATGTGCGACATTGGTCAGCCTCACGGAAGAGAATCAAAAGAATAAGGTGTTTTCCGGGACCAGAATGCATCTGGCGGACCTGGAATGCGCCCATGCCGCATGTGTCGATCTGCCGTTCTCACTCGTTGCCGACCTGGTGCTTCTCCCTTATACGATACCTAAAACATTGATGACCAGTCCTCCCGGAGAAAAAACCCCCGAAGCACAGAAAAAAGCAGCAGGAAAAGAACCAAAGACCGCCATGAAAGGAACAAAATAA